A DNA window from Pseudomonas resinovorans NBRC 106553 contains the following coding sequences:
- a CDS encoding DUF1302 domain-containing protein, protein MTARTRHTRFRHHALFIAVTLAYSASSQAVSFNIGEVEGQFDSSLSVGASWSMRSADPDLIGANNGGDGLSQTSDDSHLNFKKGETFSKIFKGIHDLELKYGDTGVFLRGKYWYDFELKDENRPFKPIEDSGRKEGAKSAGAQLLDAFVYHNYLIADLPGSVRLGKQVVSWGESTFIQNGINAINPIDVSAFRRPGAEVKEGLIPVNMFYVSQSLTDSLSAEAFYQLEWDQTVVDNCGTFFSQPDVVADGCTNNLAVLSPALAPFGPAFGYQTTREGVIVPRGADRDARDGGQFGVAMRYMFEPLDTEFGAYFINYHSRAPIFSVQAADQATYQRSLGILAGASNPAVPGPARQGVAIANVAAGSNYFIEYPEDIRLYGLSFSTTLPTGTAWSGEVSYRPNAPVQLNTTDLLYGGVRGLAQFGGPFAAFSNFSVLGGDPASIPGSTLAGYDRKEITQLQTTFVHFFDQVMGAERLTLVGEVGVTRVGGMESTSQARYGRDPVFGPGELPNNTCPAINAGTVGPNGENVSKYCNDDGFTTSTSWGYRARAVWDYNDVFAGVNLKPSIAWSHDVDGYSPGPGGNFEEGRKAVSLGLDADYQNTYTASLSYTDFFGGDFNTSIDRDFLALSLGLSF, encoded by the coding sequence ATGACTGCAAGAACAAGACACACCCGTTTCCGCCATCACGCACTCTTCATCGCCGTCACCCTGGCCTACTCGGCCAGCTCCCAGGCGGTCAGCTTCAACATTGGTGAAGTCGAGGGCCAGTTCGACTCGTCGCTCTCGGTGGGCGCCAGCTGGTCGATGCGCAGCGCCGACCCGGACCTGATCGGTGCCAACAACGGCGGCGACGGGCTGAGCCAGACCTCCGACGACTCGCACCTGAACTTCAAGAAGGGCGAGACCTTCTCGAAGATCTTCAAGGGCATCCACGACCTCGAACTCAAGTACGGCGACACCGGCGTGTTCCTGCGCGGCAAGTACTGGTACGACTTCGAGCTGAAGGACGAGAACCGCCCGTTCAAGCCCATCGAGGACAGCGGCCGCAAGGAAGGCGCCAAGTCCGCCGGCGCGCAGCTGCTGGACGCCTTCGTCTACCACAACTACCTCATTGCCGACCTGCCTGGCTCCGTGCGCCTGGGCAAGCAGGTGGTGAGCTGGGGCGAGAGCACCTTCATCCAGAACGGCATCAACGCGATCAACCCCATCGACGTGTCGGCCTTCCGCCGCCCCGGCGCCGAGGTCAAGGAAGGCCTGATCCCGGTGAACATGTTCTATGTCTCCCAGAGCCTGACTGACAGCCTGTCCGCCGAAGCCTTCTATCAGCTGGAGTGGGACCAGACCGTCGTCGACAACTGCGGCACCTTCTTCTCCCAGCCCGACGTGGTGGCCGACGGCTGCACCAACAACCTGGCGGTGCTGTCCCCGGCCTTGGCGCCCTTTGGCCCGGCCTTCGGCTACCAGACCACCCGCGAAGGCGTGATCGTGCCGCGTGGCGCTGACCGCGACGCCCGTGACGGCGGCCAGTTCGGCGTGGCCATGCGCTACATGTTCGAGCCGCTGGACACCGAGTTCGGCGCCTACTTCATCAACTACCACAGCCGCGCGCCGATCTTCAGCGTGCAGGCGGCGGACCAGGCCACCTACCAGCGCTCCCTCGGCATCCTGGCCGGCGCTTCGAATCCGGCGGTACCCGGCCCGGCTCGCCAGGGCGTGGCCATCGCCAACGTGGCGGCAGGCAGCAACTATTTCATCGAGTACCCGGAAGACATCCGTCTCTACGGCCTGAGCTTCTCCACCACGCTGCCCACCGGCACCGCCTGGAGCGGCGAAGTCAGCTACCGGCCCAATGCTCCGGTGCAGCTCAACACCACCGACCTGCTGTATGGTGGCGTGCGCGGCCTGGCGCAGTTCGGCGGGCCGTTCGCGGCGTTCTCCAACTTCTCCGTGCTCGGCGGCGATCCGGCGTCCATCCCCGGCAGCACCCTGGCCGGCTACGACCGCAAGGAAATCACCCAGCTGCAGACCACCTTCGTGCACTTCTTCGACCAGGTGATGGGTGCCGAGCGCCTGACCCTGGTGGGCGAAGTGGGCGTGACCCGTGTGGGCGGCATGGAAAGCACCAGCCAGGCCCGCTATGGCCGCGACCCGGTGTTCGGCCCGGGCGAGCTGCCGAACAACACCTGCCCCGCCATCAACGCCGGCACCGTCGGCCCCAATGGCGAGAACGTCAGCAAGTACTGCAACGACGACGGCTTCACCACCAGCACCTCCTGGGGTTACCGCGCCCGCGCCGTGTGGGACTACAACGACGTGTTCGCCGGGGTGAACCTGAAACCGAGCATCGCCTGGTCCCATGACGTCGACGGCTACTCCCCCGGCCCCGGCGGCAACTTCGAGGAAGGCCGCAAGGCCGTGAGCCTGGGCCTGGATGCCGACTACCAGAACACCTACACCGCCAGCCTGTCCTACACCGACTTCTTCGGTGGCGACTTCAACACCTCGATCGACCGCGACTTCCTGGCGCTGAGCCTCGGGTTGAGCTTCTAA